In Capsicum annuum cultivar UCD-10X-F1 chromosome 11, UCD10Xv1.1, whole genome shotgun sequence, one genomic interval encodes:
- the LOC107846331 gene encoding uncharacterized protein LOC107846331 gives MLNLCEFELQRIKESETIKEYSDRLLNLANRIRLLDSTFNDTTIIEKILVTTPERFEATITTLENIKDLSKITLVELLSSFQSQEHRHVMRQEGAVEGALSDKHHDDGCSNKKKKNKKYQPT, from the coding sequence atgttgaatCTATGTGAGTTTGAGCTGCaaaggataaaagaaagtgaaaccatAAAGGAGTACTCTGACAGACTTCTTAATTTAGCAAATCGCATCAGATTGTTGGATTCCACTTTCAATGATACAACGATCATTGAGAAAATCCTAGTAACGACACCTGAAAGATTTGAGGCTACCATAACAACCTTAGAAAATATTAAGGACTTGTCCAAGATCACACTTGTAGAGCTCTTAAGTTCTTTTCAATCACAAGAGCACCGGCATGTTATGAGACAAGAAGGAGCTGTCGAAGGTGCCTTATCGGACAAGCATCACGATGATGGATGTtctaataagaagaaaaagaataaaaagtaccAACCAACTTAA